GTAAGGAGAGGCTGTCCTCCTTGTCGCAATGCTTCAAGTAAAGTAAGAAAATCTCCGGTACTTCCAACCATACCCGCTCCGCCCGATAAGTAAGCAGAAGTATGGTTCGCACGATTGGGTGACAGTCGGAAGCCAGCAGTACCCTCAATAAAAGGAATCAGCTCCAACTCATTATGAAGGAGACGCGGTTCTTCAGAACCATTAGCGTATGCGGCTGTCAATCGTTCCGAATCCACCGCAACAAAGTCAGTGTCGGTCATGTGGAGTGGATGAGTAACCAGCGTTTGAACAGCTTCTCGTAGTGACATCCCAGTTACCTTTTCGATAACGGCACCAAGTACATCTGTCGCAATGGAATATCTCCACATGTTTCCTGGCTCATACAGAAGAGGAGCAGAAGCCAGCCTTTGCAGATTCTCCTCCAGACTAATTTCAGACCAATCCATTCCGTCCGATACTCCTGCAAGTTCATAGGTTCCCTGGTCTTCTTGGAAGAAACGGTATGTCAAGCCTGCGGTGTGCGTCATCAACTGATGTACTGATATTGAAGCGTCCTGACCATTAGCAAGTTTGGGCCGGAATGCAGGAAGCCAGCGGGTCACCGGATCATGCAGACTCAGCTTTACTTGTGAGATTAATGCCAGAGCTGCTGTCGATACAATAGGTTTGGTTACGGAAGCAAGTCGAAACAGAGCGTTTTCCGACATGGTTCGCTTTTGCTCCCTGTCTGCGAAACCAGCAGCCCGGCTGTATACCAGTTCCCCTCCTAATGCAACCTGTACAACTGTTCCTACGATTCTTTTTTCGCTTAGAGCGCGATCAATAGCTTCATCCACATAAGTATGCAATGTCGTCATGTCTTCTTTTCCCATGTTTATCTTCCTCTCACCAACTGATGTATTTGATTTCTCGTGGTAACTATGTTTATTATATAAATGATGGATCTTGTATTACATGGTTTATTAAAGGCGTTATAATAAATTAACGAATATACTTAAGGTAATTTCTGAATATATCTTATGTAATTAAAGGAGTGGGTTATATGGATGAAATAGATCAGCATATCCTGTTTCACTTGGAGAATCAGGCGAGATTATCCATGACCGAACTAGGCAAACTGGTGGGGTTATCTCAGCCCGCCGTTACTGAACGAGTCAAACGAATGGAAGAAAAGGGAATAATCGAGGAATATCGAACCGTGATCTCCCCTTCCAAATTGGGCAAGCAGAGCACAGCCTATGTTCTTTTTCGTACCCGGGATTGTTATCCTTTCCTGGATTTCTGTCGTGCGTCACCTGAAGTTGTGGAATGTTATCGGATAAGCGGGGAATACAATTACTTGCTGAAGATCCTCACTGACACCATTCAAGGACTCGAGGAGTTTGAGAATAAGTGTGATCCGTATGGTACGTACATGACTTTAATTACCATGTCTTCTCCAATTGCACATAAGAATCTCGTGGAAGGACCAAATTTGCTGGCACAGGCAGAATAAGATTGTGGTCTTTACAATGAAAAACAGAAGAGGAGTCCACATCAAGTGAACTCCTCTTTCTCCTGCGTGTAACACATGCAACATGTCTTCCTGTTAATTTGCTCTGGTAAATCCATATTTATAAGCACGTATAGCTACAAGTAACGCAGGAATGAGCAAGATAAACAGCGCCCCAGAAAGGTATCCTGCTCCAAATACTTCAAGAAGGATGCCCCCGATGATGCCTCCTCCGCCAATCGCCAGATTCCATGCTGTAACCAGCATCGATTGAGCGACATCTGTGCTTTTGCCTCCGGCTTGAGCGATGGCAGTTTGTAACAGTGTGGCAGCCCCGCCAAACGTAAGTCCCCAGATCATGACGCCAAGAATAATAATGACAGGTTGATGAGTACCGATTCCCATCACGACAGAGGCCAGAGCGAATGATGCCAAGCTAATGATAACCAATCTCCTCAAAAACCGGTCAATAAGCATTCCGGTTAACCAAATTCCAACAATGGAAGTAATACCGAAAATGAGCAAAATCAAGTCTACTCTGTTAGCAAATACGGTCTGGGCAAGGTAGGGAGAAATATAGGTGTATAGAATGTTATGGGCAAGCATCCAGGCCAGAACAACAAACAGAATAGGCCTAACTCCCGGAATTAAAAACACCTTATGCAGCGGAAGACGTTCCCCAGCGGGCTCTCCGGCAAAGTCTGGCATTTTCCAGAGAACCCATACGATTAGAGCTACGGTCAGAAGAGATACTATCCCGAAGATGAGGCGCCAGCCGATATAAGAACTGAGAAAACTACCGATTGGAACACCAAGGGCTAGTGCTACCGGTGTGCCGACCATAGCCACGGCCATGGCTTTACCTTTTAACGAATCCGGGACCATCCGACGAGCATAACCTGCTGTCATTCCCCATAGCACACCCGCAGAGACCCCTGCCATGAAACGAGCAGCAAGTGTAAGGATGTAATCTGACGATAAGGCGGTAACGGTGTTAAAGACAAGAAAGCCGCTAATACATACCAGCAGAAGAGGTCGGCGTCTCCATCCGCGTGTAGCAGCAGTCAAGGGAATGGCAGCAACAAGTGATCCAATGGCATAAAGAGTCACCAACTGTCCGGTAAGAGCCTCTGTGATCCCCAAGTCTTTTGCAATTTGCGGCAGCAGTCCCGCAGGCAGACTTTCAGTGAGGATGCAAATAAATCCCGCCATGGCTAATGCAAGAAGTCCAGCCCACGGAAGGCGTTTTGAAGATATGGAAGGAATCTCCCTTTGGTTTGGGAGGGATGTGTGAGCGGTCATGTACAAAACCTCATTTCTTATATTTTAATCCTATCCAGAACTATGCATATAAGCTTATCTGAAAAATTCAAACTTTTGCATACAGGATTAAAGGTAAGATGGAAGTTTTAACATGATATTTATTTTATTTTGTGAGTTTTTCCGTTAATTCAAAGGGGTATTGTCTGTTCATCCATTCAAGGATGATATCGACAGGTTCCATGTACCGTTGGCCTACAAGTAAACCCGTATGGGTCGTATCCCACAGTCCGGCATATGCAGCATCCAGCTGCTTGGCGGTTAATTTTCCTCTCTGATCTTCGTCTTCACTGGAAACAGCCTTGATCACCAAGCTGGGGCAATGGATCAGCTCGCCATTAATGGATACACCACCATCTGCTCCAAACATCACGGAAAATGTGCTAAATGCCTTCGAAGACTCCATCTGAAGATATTTACGCTGAAAAGCAATGTCTTCTGCCGTCTCATCGATACTGGTCAGTTCATCACGGACAGGCGCAGGAATGATGATCCCAGGTGTGATACGATCGCTTCCCGGGTAGGGCATTACCCCATGAACTTCCTTGCTTATACTGGAGTCAATAATAACTAGGCCTGCCAGAGTAGCGTCTTCTGCAATCTTTTGACTGAGGATCCCACCCATACTAAAGCCAATAAGAACGGGAGGTTCGTTAAGCTCCGCCAATACTTCACGAATATCCTCCAAATAATCGTCAAATGTAATCTTTGTCATGTCCATGACCCGACTCTTGTAGTGACTTCTCAGGTTCATGACATAACAGGTCCAACCGTGCTGGGCAAAGTGGGGGATGTATTTGCTCCACATCCAACTGCCTGTGTATGCACCGTGAACAAACAGGAGAGGTGGTTTCTTGGTCGCTGCTTCGGCGTCATGAAGAGGGGGGCCTTCGAATATTTCCAAGTGTAAATCATGTTCTCCGATCTTCTTTACCTCATGTTCCGGTAACAATTGAGTGTAGTCCGTCATGCCAAAAACCTCCTTTAAAATATTAGTTTGATATCAAACTATTCATCCAAAAAAAATTAGAAGTTGCTATGAATTTTCATTAAAATTCGCAGCAGTTCTTTTTTCTCCGCTTCCGTAACGTCCGCATAGAACACGTCCAGTATGCGCTGCGATATTTCTTCGAACACAGGCTTTAATTCTTCTCCTTTTGTAGTCAAAGCCACATGAACAACTCGTGAATCTGTTGCATCACGCTCCTTAACGACGTATCCTGTCCGCACCAATTTGTCCACAAGTGCAGTCACCGTGGATTTATCCTTACCAATTTTTTTGGCGATTTCAGCCATAGTCATCCTATGATTATTGTACAGGGCATAGATAATATCCCCATGGGACGTAGCGAGATCCTGGATTCCTTGCTCAGCCATCTCGGCCAGGATAAAGCGGTTGACCTTCTCTTTAATTTTGGATATGAGTGAAATAGCGTCTCTTGTTTTCATACGTGTAATATAGTTTGTTATCAAACTAATGTCAAGCTTTGATCCATAATTTATTGCATGCGCAGTATAGCAAAAGAGCAGTGAGAATTTCTTCTCCTGCTCCTTTGCTTTTATTTCATTTTAATTCTTAATTGGATTAGCTTTCATTTCCTGTCCCATTTTCTCAATACCGTCCAGTATTTGATATCCATAACCCCAGAACTGGCTGAAATCTGTCACATAGATTTGTTTGTTCTTGATCGCGTTCATGCTTTGCAGGGCAGGGTTGGCATACAGGTTCTCAATTAGCTTATCGATATCCGGTGAACCCGCATATGCGGACAAGAGCAGGTAGTCCGGGTTTGCTGTGATCAGTTGCTCAACACTAACCTCACCTTGCACACCATCAAACGTATTTTTCAGCTTCAGCAGGCCAAGTGCATCGAGCTGATACGTATCGTTCTGCATGCTGCTTACCGTAATGGTGTCTTCCGTAGCGGGTACGATATAAGCAAAAGTATGCTCAGGCTGATCGGCTACACTTGCCTTAATGGCTTCAACACGAGTCTTCAGACTTTCCGTGAATGTTGCGGCATTTTCTTGAACATCGAAGATCTGCCCAAGTTGTGCAATATCGCTATACAGGCTATCGAGTGAACCTCTGTGATTCGTCGTTTGCAGGAACGTGCGGATATTCATGTCATTCAAACCATCGACGGTACCCACGCCCCAGTCTGCATCAGCGAACAGGTCGCCCCGTCCGAGTACCAGATCCGGGCTTGCACCTACAACCAGCTCTTTACCTACATAATCCTTGGATAGTACCGGGATACTGGCGAAATCATCAGCCACATCGGGTGTAACGGAACCGTATAGAGCAGCAACACCGACCATTTTATCGGTCAGACCTAATTTGATGAGCATCTCAGCCGCAGATTGGGTATTTGCAACAACACGTTCCGGTGCTTTATCGAATACTTGCACTTTGGGTTTCCACTCGCCACCCTCACCCGAGATCGTGAAGTTCTCAATGGTGAGTGGATATGTCGTTTTATTAGTATTCTCAGCAGAAGCTGAAGTTTCTGTCGTGTTAGTTGTTGAAGTTGTTTCTTCGGCAGGGGAAGAAGTTGAAGTATTCGAACAGGCTGCAAGCAACAGTAACAGAAGACTTAGAGCAGCGAAGCCAATGGTTCTGGATGTGAATTTCATTAAATGATGAACCCCTTTTCTATGTGTTTTAAATTGACAAAGATAATCATTCTCAATTATAATCCGAGAAAACACGTTGTAAATAGCTAAATTTAATTTGTTCTACATTTTACGCGAATTGATGGGGGAAGAGATGGCACAGACGGTTCAGGTTCAGACACAGCGTATGGGGAAAAGAGAGTCTCTGATTCATAGTAAATCCGGGTTTGCTTTACTGATTGCAGCTTTAATCATGATTACGCTTATATCCGTAGGTATTGCAGTTTCCATTGGACAGGTACAAATTCCACTGGCGGAGTCGTATCGTATTCTTTTATACAAATTAACGGGATTTCAGTGGGGGACAACACCCATTGAGGCAGGTTCCTTTACCGATATTATCTGGCAGATTCGTTTCCCGCGTGTGCTGATGGCGATGTTTATCGGTGCAGGTTTGGCCTTGTGCGGTGCTGTTATGCAGGCTGCTGTGCAGAATCCGCTCGCTGATCCTTACATACTAGGTATATCCTCAGGCGCTTCACTTGGAGCAACCTTTGCAATTCTTATTGGATTCGGTGCGATTGGGTGGCTAGGCCAGACGGGGGTGGCTTTCTGGGCCTTTGCCGGTGCGATGGGTGCGTCCTTACTGGTCCTGACTTTGGCAGGGATTCGGGGGAAAATGACGTCGGTCAAGCTGGTGCTTGCCGGAATGGTGATTAACGCTTTATGCAGCGCTTTTTCGAACTTTATTATTTATTTTGCCAACAATGCTGAAGGTATCAAAACGGTGACATTCTGGACCATGGGCAGCCTGGCGGCTTCCGGATGGAACAAGCTTCCACTCGTAGGGATCGTCGTGCTGGTAGCGATTCTATTTTTCCTTTTACAGTCCAGAGTTCTTAATACGATGTTATTGGGGGATGAAGCAGCCGTTACGCTGGGCATTAATCTGAGTGTGTACCGCAGGGTGTACATGCTGTTAACCGCTTT
The nucleotide sequence above comes from Paenibacillus sp. W2I17. Encoded proteins:
- a CDS encoding serine hydrolase; the protein is MGKEDMTTLHTYVDEAIDRALSEKRIVGTVVQVALGGELVYSRAAGFADREQKRTMSENALFRLASVTKPIVSTAALALISQVKLSLHDPVTRWLPAFRPKLANGQDASISVHQLMTHTAGLTYRFFQEDQGTYELAGVSDGMDWSEISLEENLQRLASAPLLYEPGNMWRYSIATDVLGAVIEKVTGMSLREAVQTLVTHPLHMTDTDFVAVDSERLTAAYANGSEEPRLLHNELELIPFIEGTAGFRLSPNRANHTSAYLSGGAGMVGSTGDFLTLLEALRQGGQPLLTEAVAAEMSTNQIGDLVMPYWPGRGFGLGFTVLKDPVAAGTPESPGTWRMGGTYGHSWFVDPKEELSVAAFTNTALEGMSGQYTTDICDAIYASIREGKEAARI
- a CDS encoding alpha/beta hydrolase: MTDYTQLLPEHEVKKIGEHDLHLEIFEGPPLHDAEAATKKPPLLFVHGAYTGSWMWSKYIPHFAQHGWTCYVMNLRSHYKSRVMDMTKITFDDYLEDIREVLAELNEPPVLIGFSMGGILSQKIAEDATLAGLVIIDSSISKEVHGVMPYPGSDRITPGIIIPAPVRDELTSIDETAEDIAFQRKYLQMESSKAFSTFSVMFGADGGVSINGELIHCPSLVIKAVSSEDEDQRGKLTAKQLDAAYAGLWDTTHTGLLVGQRYMEPVDIILEWMNRQYPFELTEKLTK
- a CDS encoding iron ABC transporter permease — its product is MGKRESLIHSKSGFALLIAALIMITLISVGIAVSIGQVQIPLAESYRILLYKLTGFQWGTTPIEAGSFTDIIWQIRFPRVLMAMFIGAGLALCGAVMQAAVQNPLADPYILGISSGASLGATFAILIGFGAIGWLGQTGVAFWAFAGAMGASLLVLTLAGIRGKMTSVKLVLAGMVINALCSAFSNFIIYFANNAEGIKTVTFWTMGSLAASGWNKLPLVGIVVLVAILFFLLQSRVLNTMLLGDEAAVTLGINLSVYRRVYMLLTALVTGVMVASCGMIGFVGLIIPHIVRGLVGSDHRKVMPVSVLFGAIFLIWTDVIARSLISSVELPIGIITAMIGAPMFMYMLVKKGYGFGGN
- a CDS encoding ABC transporter substrate-binding protein; the protein is MKFTSRTIGFAALSLLLLLLAACSNTSTSSPAEETTSTTNTTETSASAENTNKTTYPLTIENFTISGEGGEWKPKVQVFDKAPERVVANTQSAAEMLIKLGLTDKMVGVAALYGSVTPDVADDFASIPVLSKDYVGKELVVGASPDLVLGRGDLFADADWGVGTVDGLNDMNIRTFLQTTNHRGSLDSLYSDIAQLGQIFDVQENAATFTESLKTRVEAIKASVADQPEHTFAYIVPATEDTITVSSMQNDTYQLDALGLLKLKNTFDGVQGEVSVEQLITANPDYLLLSAYAGSPDIDKLIENLYANPALQSMNAIKNKQIYVTDFSQFWGYGYQILDGIEKMGQEMKANPIKN
- a CDS encoding MarR family winged helix-turn-helix transcriptional regulator — protein: MITNYITRMKTRDAISLISKIKEKVNRFILAEMAEQGIQDLATSHGDIIYALYNNHRMTMAEIAKKIGKDKSTVTALVDKLVRTGYVVKERDATDSRVVHVALTTKGEELKPVFEEISQRILDVFYADVTEAEKKELLRILMKIHSNF
- a CDS encoding Lrp/AsnC family transcriptional regulator produces the protein MDEIDQHILFHLENQARLSMTELGKLVGLSQPAVTERVKRMEEKGIIEEYRTVISPSKLGKQSTAYVLFRTRDCYPFLDFCRASPEVVECYRISGEYNYLLKILTDTIQGLEEFENKCDPYGTYMTLITMSSPIAHKNLVEGPNLLAQAE
- a CDS encoding MFS transporter yields the protein MTAHTSLPNQREIPSISSKRLPWAGLLALAMAGFICILTESLPAGLLPQIAKDLGITEALTGQLVTLYAIGSLVAAIPLTAATRGWRRRPLLLVCISGFLVFNTVTALSSDYILTLAARFMAGVSAGVLWGMTAGYARRMVPDSLKGKAMAVAMVGTPVALALGVPIGSFLSSYIGWRLIFGIVSLLTVALIVWVLWKMPDFAGEPAGERLPLHKVFLIPGVRPILFVVLAWMLAHNILYTYISPYLAQTVFANRVDLILLIFGITSIVGIWLTGMLIDRFLRRLVIISLASFALASVVMGIGTHQPVIIILGVMIWGLTFGGAATLLQTAIAQAGGKSTDVAQSMLVTAWNLAIGGGGIIGGILLEVFGAGYLSGALFILLIPALLVAIRAYKYGFTRAN